The following is a genomic window from Pseudomonas purpurea.
ACTATTATTGCCGCACTGTAACCTGTCATCCAGCGCCCAACATAAGGTAGTCCTCATGTCCCTGATCAACGAATACCGCGCCACAGAAGAAGCTATCAAAGAGCTGCAAGCCCGTTTGAAGAACCTGTCCCAAGACGACAAACTGCAAACCGAGCTGGAATTCGAAGGCAAACTGCGCACCCTGATGGGCGAGTACTCCAAGTCCCTGCGCGACATCATCGCGCTGCTGGATCCAGAATCGAAAGTTAAAGCACCACGCGGCGCTGTGAAAACTACCGGCACCAAACGTGCTCGCAAGGTTAAACAATACAAAAACCCGCACAACGGCGAAGTCATCGAAACCAAAGGTGGCAACCACAAGACGCTGAAAGAGTGGAAAGCCAAGTGGGGCGGCGACGTGGTTGAAGGCTGGGCTACCCTGCTGGGCTAAGCCGCAACCTGTGATCGCAGCACACGCTGCGGTCACCAAAAAACGCCAGCATTCGCTGGCGTTTTTTTATGCCTGTGATTCGGGTGTTAGCACAGGTAGTTTTTAAAGACTCAAACGTTTGCGTAAAGATTGCGCATAGTCTTGCCACTCGTCCAGTACCAGTCGCTGAATCGATGAAGCACTAAGCGAGCACTCTGCCAGCGCCTCATTAAAAGAACTCAAGGTATTCGGGGCGCCCAGTTCAGCCTCAGACAAACGCTGCCGACAAAATAATTGCCAGCGTTCTTGCTCCTCGCCACTCAACGTATCGGGAAAGTTACGGGCGCGATAACGAAATAATAATTCCGGCAAACGCTCGTCATCGAACGGCCACTGCTCTTGTGCTAATTGCATCGGCTCCGCGGTCCTGACGCGTTCGCATAAACGGCGATCCCGGTCACCTAGAAAACCGTCGTATAACTGTTGTTCAGGGTCCAGACTTGCCGCGAAGTCATCACTGGCATAAATCGCCTGAAGTTTATGCCCCCACACTTCTTGTGCGTCAGTTAGCCGCAGCGCCCGTGCCTGATACTCGGCCATGTCCAACTGCAAACGTTGCTGATCTTCGGCACGCAACACCGACAACGGTGCTACCACCGGGCAACGATTGACGTGAATGAGTTTGAGCGGCACCGGCAGTTCGCCGTCGGCCAGGTCGTCACGGCGGGTATACAACCGCTGGCGCAAGGTCTCGGCGTCCTGATCGAGCAGGCCCTGGGGATCGAGGTGCAGGTCGCAGACAATCAGCGCATTGCGGTTACGCGGGTGCCACGCCAGCGGCAGAACCACGCCGACATAATGCCGGGCCGCCGAGAAGCGACCGGAGATGTGCACCATCGGTTGCAACAACCGAACCTGGTCCATCACCCGCTGCTTGCTGCGCAACTGGAACAACCAGTCATAGAGCTTGGGTTGTTTCTCACGAATCAGGCGCGCCAGGGCGATGGTCGCACGCACATCGGACAAGGCCTCGTGGGCATGACCATGGTCGATGCCGTTGGCCGCCGTCAGGCGTTCGAGTTTCAGCGTGACGCGACCGTCCTCCTCGGGCCAGACAATGCCGTCCGGGCGCAACGCATACGCGGCGCGCACCACATCGATCAAGTCCCAGCGACTGTTACCGCCCTGCCATTCGCGGGCGTAAGGGTCGAAGAAGTTTCGATAGAGGCTGTAGCGGGTCATCTCATCATCGAAGCGCAGGGTGTTGTAACCGGCGCCACAGGTGCCGGGGGCGGCCAGTTGCGCATGCACCCGAGTCATGAAGTCGGCTTCGCTCAAGCCCTGCTCGGCGAGGCGGCTCGGGGTGATGCCAGTGATCATGCATGCCACGGGGTGGGGCAGGATGTCGTCGCTGGGCTGGCAATAGAGATTGACCGGCGCGTCTATCTCATTGAGATCGAAATCGGTGCGAATCCCCGCCACCTGCAAGGGGCGGTCGCAGCGCGGGTTGATCCCAGTGGTTTCATAGTCGTACCAGAAGATGGAGGTCACGGGCTGTTCCTGAACTGAAGACCGGCGAAGTCTAGGCGCTCACTACCCGCGTCGACCAGCATTCTTGCCATTCAAACATTTTCCGGCTGCTACCTTGTCATACATAGTTATGTCGTTCGTTCCCGCAAGGCTGCTAGCATCGAGCGGGTATTGAATCCCGTTCCGGCCACATCATCAGGTTGCCCATGTTCGAGACCCCAGCACTGCCACGGACTGCACCGCTGCACCCGCCACTGGACACCGGGTACAAGGTCGAAACGCCTGAAGGTGTCGACCTGCCCCTGCGACCGGCCGGGCTGATGCCGCGTGCATTGGCGTTTTCGATCGACCTGGCGTTTCGCGGGCTGATCCTCGGCCTGCTGTTTATTGCCCTGGTGTCTCTCGGTGAACTGGGGCTGGGCCTGGGCTCGATTCTGCTGTTGGTGGTCAGTTGGTTGTACATGGTGCTGTTCGAGGTGCTCAACCAGGGCCGCTCACCCGGCAAGCAGATCATGGGATTGCGCGTCGTACGGGATGACGGCACGCCCATCGACTGGGGACCTTCGCTGACCCGCAACCTGCTGCGGTTTGTCGACATGCTGCCCTTCGGTTACTTCTTCGGCGCCCTCAGTTGCCTGCAACACCCGACCTTCAAGCGACTCGGCGACCTGGCTGCCGGCACTCTGGTGATCTACCGCGAGCAACCGCTCACCCGGCCCAAACTGCCTGCGGCACAGGCGCGGCATGCCCCGTTTGCCCTCAGCCTGATAGAGCAGCGCGCCATCCTCGGTTTTGCCGAACGCCAAAGTGAACTGTCCGCCGACCGTGTCAGCGAACTGGCCGCCCTCCTCGCCGGGCCGCTAAAGGTGCCGGCCGCCCAGGCGGTCACAGAACTCAACGGCATCGCCCGTGGCTTGCTGGGGCCGACATGAAGCAAAGCCTCTTCGAAGCCCGTCATCACACCGAGTGGGAGCAATTCTCCCAATGCTTGCAGCGGCTTGAACGTGGCAAGGCTCGCACCACCGAAGACACCGACTTCCCCAAGGACTACCGTCGCATCTGCCAGCATCTGGCACTGGCCCAAGCTCGCGGCTACAGCAGTTTCCTGATCGACCCGCTGCAACAACTCGTACTCCGGGGCCACCAGCAACTCTATCGGCATCGCACCCGACTCGGCGCCAGCCTGCTGGGCTTCATCCTCGCCGGTTTCCCCCGGCTGGTGCGTGAGCAATGGCGATGTGTACTGCTGGCCAGCCTGGTGTTCCTTGGCAGCCTGCTGGGTATCGGATTGCTGGTCTATCTGTTTCCGCCACTGATTTACAGCCTGATGCCGGAGGAACAGGTGAGTGCCATCCAAAACCTCTACGACCCCGCCACCGGGCAAATGGGGCGCACGACCGAACAGGCGTCCAGCCAGAACTGGCTGATGTTCGGCTACTACATCATGCACAACATCACGATTGCCTTTCAGACCTTCGCCAGTGGCCTGCTCTTTGGTCTGGGCAGCGTGTTTTTCCTGCTATTCAACGGCCTGATGATTGGCGCCGTCGCCGGTCACCTGACGCACATGGGTTTCGGGCAAAGCTTCTGGTCATTCGTCATTGGCCATGGCGCGTTCGAACTC
Proteins encoded in this region:
- the mvaT gene encoding histone-like nucleoid-structuring protein MvaT, encoding MSLINEYRATEEAIKELQARLKNLSQDDKLQTELEFEGKLRTLMGEYSKSLRDIIALLDPESKVKAPRGAVKTTGTKRARKVKQYKNPHNGEVIETKGGNHKTLKEWKAKWGGDVVEGWATLLG
- the sbcB gene encoding exodeoxyribonuclease I, which produces MTSIFWYDYETTGINPRCDRPLQVAGIRTDFDLNEIDAPVNLYCQPSDDILPHPVACMITGITPSRLAEQGLSEADFMTRVHAQLAAPGTCGAGYNTLRFDDEMTRYSLYRNFFDPYAREWQGGNSRWDLIDVVRAAYALRPDGIVWPEEDGRVTLKLERLTAANGIDHGHAHEALSDVRATIALARLIREKQPKLYDWLFQLRSKQRVMDQVRLLQPMVHISGRFSAARHYVGVVLPLAWHPRNRNALIVCDLHLDPQGLLDQDAETLRQRLYTRRDDLADGELPVPLKLIHVNRCPVVAPLSVLRAEDQQRLQLDMAEYQARALRLTDAQEVWGHKLQAIYASDDFAASLDPEQQLYDGFLGDRDRRLCERVRTAEPMQLAQEQWPFDDERLPELLFRYRARNFPDTLSGEEQERWQLFCRQRLSEAELGAPNTLSSFNEALAECSLSASSIQRLVLDEWQDYAQSLRKRLSL
- a CDS encoding RDD family protein, encoding MFETPALPRTAPLHPPLDTGYKVETPEGVDLPLRPAGLMPRALAFSIDLAFRGLILGLLFIALVSLGELGLGLGSILLLVVSWLYMVLFEVLNQGRSPGKQIMGLRVVRDDGTPIDWGPSLTRNLLRFVDMLPFGYFFGALSCLQHPTFKRLGDLAAGTLVIYREQPLTRPKLPAAQARHAPFALSLIEQRAILGFAERQSELSADRVSELAALLAGPLKVPAAQAVTELNGIARGLLGPT
- a CDS encoding stage II sporulation protein M, whose product is MKQSLFEARHHTEWEQFSQCLQRLERGKARTTEDTDFPKDYRRICQHLALAQARGYSSFLIDPLQQLVLRGHQQLYRHRTRLGASLLGFILAGFPRLVREQWRCVLLASLVFLGSLLGIGLLVYLFPPLIYSLMPEEQVSAIQNLYDPATGQMGRTTEQASSQNWLMFGYYIMHNITIAFQTFASGLLFGLGSVFFLLFNGLMIGAVAGHLTHMGFGQSFWSFVIGHGAFELSAIVLAGAAGLKLGWALIAPGRLSRGEALQLAARTSVQLIAGVMLFLLIAAFIEAYWSSLAGPSPQTKYRVGAGLWLLVAAYLTLAGRTPHAPE